The genomic region GTCTGATGTCTAAAGAAACACGTGTAAATCTTCTTTGAATCGATGTGTGTTGTGAAAAGGGCCTTACAAATAAATGGTGTTGAAGTGGCATTTACATTATGAATTGTCATTTTGTGAATATGGAAGAGTGTTTTATGTCAgtgaagttacaaaaacatttgcatAGAAACGGGAAGTTACTATAACCATAATATAAGTTACTCAGTAACCTGTATAACATGTTCTGTCTCCAAAATCTCCAAACAGTTGCTCTTTGTGTATTAGCGAAGAAAGCTATGACAAGGTATGAgagtttttaaatattatttattgaacagtTTGTGAAATTCAATTTAAAGTCTGTTGTGATGAATGTAATTAGTAGCTGATCTTCATAAGAAGCTGAAAAGCTTTCATTCATCAGAACTGTTAGTGATAAATAAACTGTCATTTGTACGGTAACAAACCTTTTTAGAAGCTTTATTACTAAATGCAACATTACAAGAGTCACAGTgaaccctaacgctcaaaataattaattggtttgagtaggacaaacttaaattaaacagaatagttcagtcaaatgaacttttgagtatttagaactttctttttctttcaagttcacagaactgatatatttgaagtttttcattgttttgagttttatgaccttatttcttttaatttagacaaacttaagtttaactgaaactgggctgggatttgtatttcccagcatgcctatcccatggcactcgaaggggagagtaaatgctaaaattgcTAAAAAATTGctaaaggtgttttttttttgtttttgttttttgtgccagattaatgttaagtgggagatttagtagattaatgttttgttatgatAATTTACAATAATTATGTGAAACAAACAAGTATGTGAAATGCCTTATATTGCTGTAATCATTCAACAAGTGTTATAACATGCTATTATtcaaatgttaacaaattagcaTTTCCTGAATTAGTTTGTTATAAGTAGTTAGTTTTGCATTAATGCAAATGTTTGCATTGGGGTTAAGCTATATGATAAAGcaatattattagttaaattCAACAAGTAGAATTGAATTAGAAATAGCCAAATGAATTCCTTAgatgtcaaccatttaaaatgagtaaaatttaattttatcaaaaatatctgaataacagacaggcgtcaaagatgaattaagaactctttattttttattgccaacattgaagacaactgatgataacaagcagaatcacagaAGCAAAGAGGTTTATGTTGATGCTGATTTTATTGGTAGTTGTGCAGTCTGTCAATGGAGTGACATAAACCTCtctgatttcattaaaaaatataattattgatcactattatggtgatcagtgttttagTTGGCCAGTTTGACTCTTTGCTTTTATGTCAATTTGTGggtttttgtaatggtgtttgctaatttgacacattttaaatggttgactttgaaggaattaatttgattaattctaactcaatttttatatgttgaattgaattaataatattgcttgtaatctgttgctacaattttattgagtagatagaatgtattactttttacagtgataAGATCACTGTTATTCATGTGATCTCTTAGTCACTCTTTAATAAGATAACACATGAGCCTCTGTTTGCTGGACAACAAAAGAATTGCAACAAATATATGAGTTGAGTTATCTTATATTATTATACTAATGTGGATAACATCACTAACACAGCCTAACAGTGAATATTATCTACTGTACCTAATAACATTTGTTAAGGTGTCGTCTGTGAAGTTTGGTGTGGTGGTGAAGGTCAGAATGGCTCTTGTTCTTCTTCTCATCTTTCTGCTCATGAATTCTGGTGAGTCCCTGATTACAACATCactttaaaatgtgtgtgttttttttttttttttttttttttaaataaaatatcccTTATTCAAGCAGCTCACTTAGGTAGCTTGACattttcagccaatcagaaatcAGCCTGTCAATCACTTTGTGTGTTAATGTTCGCTGGCATCAGATTGGCTTACATGTCTTTAGAAGGCGGGGCTTAAAAAAGGGGCATGTTTTTGAAGTCAACTGAAGCAAAACAGCTGAAATTTACAAATTTAATGATTCTCTTGCCTTCTTTGGTCATAGTggagttttattttgatttcatattttggCGCTTATGCGCCCCTTgttcattttttacatttctgtgTCATAATGATCACTTCTGCTTTTCTGTTCATAGTCATCTGCAGGACTTATTAAAACACTTCTCACTCACTTCACAAAAACTAattgatattattatattatattattatattatttattttccttctttttttgtgCGTTTCAGGAGTTTACTGATCTtctgtgttttgtgtttcaggAGTTTTTGGACAAAACTGGAATGTGAATTATAAAGATAATTCAATATGTGCTCTCAAAGGATCCACAGTAAACATGTCATGCACATACAGATACCCTCAGCAGTATCAACTGACAGAAACCTTTTGGATCAAGAAACCAGATGTAGACatcaaaagtttaaaagaatATCAGGAGTATAAAGACAGGGTTGAATACAttgaaaacagacaaaacaaaactgctGTTCTCAGACTGCACAACGTCACCGAAGATGATGAGAAAGAGTATCGTTTCAGATTAATAACTGCAACTGCAGGACAAAAATGGATTGGTGATCCAGGAATTCAACTTAAAGTTTCTGGTAATTCACTTCTGTCcttcattttcattatttatttaatcaagtcAGTAGTTTTAGGTCATGGTTAGAAGGATTTGTGTCCTCCAGCCCTTCAGGTTCAGGCTCCACAGCAGGTGCTGGAGAAAGAAACGGTCAATCTGACATGTAGAACTACCTGCGATCTGACAGACAGATTCATCTGGTACAAAAATGGACAGGCTTTAAACTTCCACAGCGACATCCTGCAGCTTCAGTCAGTCCGCAGTGATTCTGGCAGTTACAGCTGTGCCGTCAGAGGACAAGAACATCTGCCCTCTCCTGCTGTCAGCCTCAGCGTCATGTGTGAGTCTTTATTCATTTACAATTATGAAACTGATATTAAACAACTGATTACAAATATCATGGATGGAGTATCACAAATACATACAGACATTATATATCTAGCAGTCGGTCTCCACAAAATGACATATGAATAATAAGACCATGTTGTTTTATCTCTAGATTCCCCCCGAAATACATCAGTGTCCATCATCAGTCCgtctggtgaaatagtgtcaggagattcagtgactctgaactgcagcagtgattcaaaccctcctgcagaAATCAGCTGGTTTAAGGAGAATGAAACCTCAGCTGTTGGatctggacagagtttcagcATCTCCAGCTTTAACTCCAGTTTCAGTGGACGCTTCTACTGTGAGGCTCAGAATAAATATGGATCTCAGAGATCAGCGTCTGTTTCTCTCACTGTTAAAGGTATTCAATATTAAGACACTCGTGCTCATCATGTTTAATGGTGAAGTTTATCCACTCACTAATTCATCATCACATGTTCAAAgactttaatgaaaataaatgatctTTCCTCCTAGGTGTTTGGAATATCCTGTATGTCATTATTGTTTGTGCCACTATTGCAATTATAGCTGTTTTTGGGCTCTTGTTTCTCATCATTTTGTGCATAAGGTTAGTGAGCAGTATATATTTACTTTAAGTATGTGCATTTTAAACATATTCcaacaattttcttttttaagtttactaAATCATAAATCCATACCCAAaattattcttttgttttcagaAATCTTTAGTGCTGAgcttgaaaataaaaaagacctattttaatgtgacattttttggcaagccattttttattttatttatttttttttttttttgcagtgaagaCTGTCTTTTAAGTCTTTTACAgttttaacaactttaatatatgcatttattcttatatatttaacaaCAGGAATAAGAGAAGAAATAATGACTCTAAAGACTCTGAGCAAAAAAAGGTGAGATTCTAGCCGAAGATAAATCACTTCATGTTTCATCGATCTTGTATCACAGACTTTATAGATCATGTCACTGCACtgacatttctttgttcttttcttaaagggatagttcacccaaaaatgaaaaatttcccatgatttactcaccctcaagccatcctaggtgtatatgactatcttctttctgacgaacacaatcagagatatatttaaaaatatccttagtcctccaaggtttataatggttgtgaatgggggtccgtgttttgaagccaaaaataatgcattcatccataaaaaaagtaatccatacgactccaggtggttaataaaggtcttctgaagtgaagtgatgcattacattgcaactttgtaaattcaaataactagccgGTCATGGATTATAAgtctaaaatgatcattttgtaAAGAGaaatttcgatataagagaagaggagcttagatctatttgtttgaactgcgagaggcgtcCAAGCTTctgctactcctacatcctgcgtcatacatgtcagaggattactcatttTGCGCAAGTGGACTTGCGCAGTGTGTGTATGGTCGTCCGcgggaagctagttatttgaatttcataaagttttaaatatggatatttttcttacaaaaacacacctCTTCACTCCAGAAGACCtaattaaccccctggagtcatatggattactttttttttaaggatggatgcattatttttggctttaaaatGTGgtcccccattcacaaccattataaagcttggaggagcaaggatatttcgtctgaaagaagatagtcatatacacctactgtaggatggcttgagtgtgagtactgtaaatcatgggataattttcattttggggtgaaatatcccttcaAAGGTGGTGTTAGCTCATCGATGTCAATAAAACTTTAAATTGATATACTCtgaatactgtttttttttaatagccaatcaaaatgtataaaatatcaGGGTATTAATTCACAAAAATGCATTAAGTTTTGTAGAGTTACGTGTTAACACTTATCAAACACattatcattacaaatgtggAGAGCCGAATGTTTACAGCTTGCTGCAGTTCAAATATATTCATGATATTTGCAGGAATCTACAGGAAAGAGCTCT from Megalobrama amblycephala isolate DHTTF-2021 linkage group LG7, ASM1881202v1, whole genome shotgun sequence harbors:
- the LOC125271696 gene encoding B-cell receptor CD22-like, coding for MALVLLLIFLLMNSGVFGQNWNVNYKDNSICALKGSTVNMSCTYRYPQQYQLTETFWIKKPDVDIKSLKEYQEYKDRVEYIENRQNKTAVLRLHNVTEDDEKEYRFRLITATAGQKWIGDPGIQLKVSALQVQAPQQVLEKETVNLTCRTTCDLTDRFIWYKNGQALNFHSDILQLQSVRSDSGSYSCAVRGQEHLPSPAVSLSVMYSPRNTSVSIISPSGEIVSGDSVTLNCSSDSNPPAEISWFKENETSAVGSGQSFSISSFNSSFSGRFYCEAQNKYGSQRSASVSLTVKGVWNILYVIIVCATIAIIAVFGLLFLIILCIRNKRRNNDSKDSEQKKESTGKSSESGDGKDASIQDCRDKDTKEPEEDEIQYASITIQNPATEDKSTSQEKDLSVIYSSVMIQT